Proteins from one Erythrolamprus reginae isolate rEryReg1 chromosome 6, rEryReg1.hap1, whole genome shotgun sequence genomic window:
- the GPR85 gene encoding probable G-protein coupled receptor 85, translating to MANYSHAADNILQNLSPLTAFLKLTSLGFIIGVSVVGNLLISILLVKDKSLHRAPYYFLLDLCCSDILRSAICFPFVFTSVKNGSSWTYGTLTCKVIAFLGVLSCFHTAFMLFCISVTRYLAIAHHRFYTKRLSFWTCLAVICMVWTLSVAMAFPPVLDVGTYSFIREEDQCTFQHRSFRANDSLGFMLLLALILLATQLVYLKLIFFVHDRRKMKPVQFVAAVSQNWTFHGPGASGQAAANWLAGFGRGPTPPTLLGIRQNANTTSRRRLLVLDEFKMEKRISRMFYIMTFLFLTLWGPYLVACYWRVFARGPVVPGGFLTAAVWMSFAQAGINPFVCIFSNRELRRCFSTTLLYCRKSRLPREPYCVI from the coding sequence ATGGCGAACTACAGCCATGCAGCTGACAACATTTTGCAAAATCTTTCCCCTTTAACAGCATTTTTGAAATTGACTTCTCTGGGATTCATCATAGGAGTCAGTGTAGTAGGGAATCTCCTGATCTCCATTTTGCTAGTTAAAGACAAGTCCTTGCATAGAGCTCCTTATTACTTCCTTTTGGATCTTTGCTGCTCAGATATCCTCAGATCTGCAATTTGTTTCCCATTTGTTTTTACTTCTGTGAAAAATGGATCATCTTGGACGTATGGGACACTCACTTGCAAAGTGATTGCCTTCCTGGGTGTTTTGTCCTGTTTCCACACAGCTTTCATGCTGTTCTGCATAAGCGTCACCAGATACTTAGCTATTGCCCACCACCGCTTTTATACAAAAAGACTGTCCTTTTGGACTTGTTTGGCAGTGATCTGTATGGTGTGGACACTATCTGTAGCTATGGCTTTCCCTCCAGTATTGGATGTGGGCACGTATTCCTTTATTCGGGAGGAAGACCAGTGTACCTTTCAGCATCGTTCCTTTAGAGCCAATgattcgctgggattcatgctgctgCTTGCTCTCATCCTTTTAGCCACACAGCTTGTCTACCTCAAGCTGATCTTTTTTGTTCATGATCGCAGGAAAATGAAGCCAGTTCAGTTTGTTGCTGCGGTGAGCCAGAACTGGACATTTCATGGTCCTGGAGCCAGTGGTCAAGCGGCTGCAAATTGGCTGGCCGGATTTGGAAGGGGCCCTACGCCACCTACCTTGCTGGGGATCCGGCAAAATGCCAACACCACAAGCAGGAGAAGGCTACTTGTCTTGGATGAGTTCAAAATGGAAAAACGAATCAGTAGAATGTTCTATATAATGACATTCCTCTTTCTCACCTTGTGGGGGCCCTATCTTGTTGCTTGCTACTGGAGAGTTTTTGCAAGAGGCCCTGTGGTTCCTGGGGGATTTCTAACAGCCGCTGTTTGGATGAGTTTTGCCCAAGCTGGAATCAATCCTTTTGTGTGCATTTTCTCCAACAGAGAGCTGAGGCGCTGTTTCAGCACAACCCTTCTTTACTGCAGAAAATCCAGGTTACCAAGGGAACCTTACTGTGTTATATGA